In Agromyces sp. G08B096, a genomic segment contains:
- a CDS encoding flavin reductase family protein: MSITPQHTGTPLSELSPGSPSSPHSPRSPRFRADDGSHTTIDPAILYFGSAVSLLSTLDESGHPNLAPNSSIWWLGHTAVVGVGARSQTGRNLLATREVVINLPSSDEVDAVDRLALTTGRDPVSPRKAAAGYRHVHDKFGEGGVHPMPSELVAPPRVAEFPVHLEGRVGAVHPMNGAVDAQQADVLAVEIEVVRVHVHERIRSREHANRIDPERWRPLVLSFQRFFELGREARPSRLASIDEEWYR; encoded by the coding sequence ATGAGCATCACTCCCCAGCACACCGGCACCCCGCTCTCCGAGCTCTCCCCGGGCTCCCCGAGCTCACCGCATTCACCGCGCTCGCCGCGCTTCCGCGCGGACGACGGGAGCCACACGACGATCGACCCGGCGATCCTCTACTTCGGTTCGGCGGTGTCGCTGCTCAGCACACTCGACGAGTCGGGGCATCCCAATCTGGCGCCGAACTCGTCGATCTGGTGGCTCGGTCACACCGCGGTCGTCGGCGTCGGCGCACGCTCGCAGACGGGGCGCAACCTGCTCGCCACGCGCGAGGTCGTGATCAACCTGCCGTCGTCGGACGAGGTCGACGCGGTCGACCGGCTGGCGCTCACGACCGGCCGAGACCCGGTGTCGCCGCGGAAGGCGGCGGCCGGGTACCGGCACGTGCACGACAAGTTCGGCGAGGGCGGGGTGCACCCGATGCCGTCCGAGCTCGTCGCACCGCCGCGGGTGGCGGAGTTCCCCGTGCACCTCGAGGGACGCGTGGGCGCCGTGCACCCCATGAACGGCGCGGTCGATGCGCAGCAGGCCGACGTGCTCGCCGTCGAGATCGAGGTCGTGCGCGTGCACGTGCACGAACGGATCCGGTCGCGCGAGCACGCGAACCGCATCGACCCGGAGCGGTGGCGGCCGCTCGTGCTGAGCTTCCAGCGCTTCTTCGAGCTCGGACGCGAGGCGCGACCGTCGCGCCTCGCGAGCATCGACGAGGAGTGGTACCGGTAG
- a CDS encoding winged helix DNA-binding domain-containing protein — MITDRDLARWRLHSQFLAAPVRGAEQVVGGLLAVQAENPSQSAWAVATRTAAPSPDDLDRALAEARVLRLHVLRSTWHYVLADDAVWLQELTSPRVMPIFTQQLQPLGDARVERASDRILTLLAESPDRTRVEVAEMLADQGEELTGHQLMLLLGRLEVQNLVCSGAPRDGEHTYARLADRVPSPRRLERDEALAELAVRYFTSHGPATARDLAYWATLTVTDVRRGIGAAGDRLASFEHDGRTYFHAPGSAPGSAAPAGHLLQVLDEMYRGYQDSRWVLDADGVVPRGRETAIGMALVDGQLVAAMKRTVTAKAVTFALQPYRELRAREVDAIDEAAARYGAFLGLEPRVQLGR, encoded by the coding sequence ATGATCACCGACCGCGATCTCGCACGCTGGCGGCTCCACTCGCAGTTCCTCGCGGCGCCCGTGCGCGGCGCCGAGCAGGTCGTGGGCGGTCTGCTCGCCGTGCAGGCCGAGAATCCGTCGCAATCGGCGTGGGCGGTCGCGACGCGCACCGCGGCGCCGAGTCCCGACGACCTCGACCGCGCCCTCGCCGAGGCCCGCGTGCTGCGCCTCCACGTGCTGCGCTCGACATGGCACTACGTGCTCGCCGACGACGCCGTGTGGCTGCAGGAACTCACCTCGCCGCGGGTCATGCCGATCTTCACGCAGCAGTTGCAGCCGCTGGGCGATGCGCGGGTCGAGCGTGCAAGCGACCGCATCCTGACCCTCCTCGCCGAGTCTCCCGACCGCACCCGGGTCGAGGTCGCCGAGATGCTCGCCGACCAGGGCGAGGAGCTCACCGGCCACCAGCTCATGCTGCTGCTCGGCCGGCTCGAGGTGCAGAACCTCGTCTGCAGCGGGGCGCCGCGCGACGGCGAGCACACCTACGCCCGACTCGCCGACCGGGTGCCCTCGCCTCGGCGGCTCGAGCGCGATGAGGCACTCGCCGAACTCGCGGTGCGGTACTTCACCTCGCACGGGCCGGCGACCGCCCGCGACCTCGCGTACTGGGCGACGCTGACCGTCACCGACGTGCGACGGGGCATCGGGGCGGCCGGCGACCGGCTCGCGTCGTTCGAGCACGACGGGCGGACGTACTTCCACGCACCGGGCAGCGCTCCCGGCTCGGCCGCTCCCGCGGGGCACCTGCTGCAGGTGCTCGACGAGATGTACCGCGGCTACCAGGACTCGCGCTGGGTGCTCGACGCCGACGGCGTCGTGCCGCGCGGGCGTGAGACGGCGATCGGCATGGCCCTGGTCGACGGGCAGCTCGTCGCCGCGATGAAGCGCACCGTCACCGCGAAGGCGGTGACCTTCGCGCTGCAGCCGTATCGCGAGCTCCGGGCGCGCGAAGTGGACGCCATCGACGAGGCCGCCGCGCGATACGGCGCCTTCCTCGGGCTCGAGCCGCGGGTGCAGCTGGGCCGCTGA
- a CDS encoding NADPH:quinone reductase, with the protein MRAIAYAQTGASSVLRLVERDVPEPAAGEVRVRIVVSGVNPTDWKARAGAQPGRPTPFDEVVPNQDGSGVVDAVGDGVDGFAPGDRVWVFLAAHERPTGTAQEFTVLPASRVVHLPDSASFELGASLGVPAMTAHRALTVHEGGPQRLAPGALDGRTVLVAGGAGAVGHAAIQLARWAGARVITTISSPEKAALATAAGAHHVVNYRTEDAASAIRAIAPDGVDQVVEVSPARNAELNSRVIANHGSIAVYATDGGGEMSLDVRHHFALNVRIQFLLLYTVGAEPLAAAAADIGRALDDGALPVGENAGLPLTRFPLEQTAEAHDAVEAATVGKVLIDVAPEPA; encoded by the coding sequence ATGAGAGCGATCGCCTACGCGCAGACCGGTGCCTCGTCCGTCCTCCGACTCGTCGAACGCGACGTGCCGGAGCCCGCCGCCGGTGAGGTGCGCGTGCGCATTGTCGTCTCGGGGGTGAACCCGACCGACTGGAAGGCGAGGGCGGGCGCGCAGCCCGGCAGGCCGACCCCGTTCGATGAGGTCGTGCCGAACCAGGACGGCTCGGGCGTCGTCGACGCGGTCGGCGACGGCGTCGACGGATTCGCGCCGGGCGACCGGGTCTGGGTCTTCCTCGCCGCGCACGAGCGGCCGACGGGCACCGCGCAGGAGTTCACCGTGCTCCCGGCCTCCCGGGTGGTGCACCTGCCCGACTCGGCGAGCTTCGAGCTCGGGGCATCCCTCGGCGTGCCCGCGATGACCGCGCACCGTGCGCTCACGGTGCACGAGGGCGGGCCGCAGCGGCTCGCGCCCGGCGCGCTCGACGGCCGCACCGTGCTCGTCGCCGGCGGCGCCGGCGCGGTCGGCCATGCGGCGATCCAGCTGGCACGCTGGGCCGGCGCCCGCGTCATCACGACGATCAGCTCGCCCGAGAAGGCGGCGCTCGCGACCGCGGCGGGCGCCCACCACGTGGTGAACTACCGCACGGAAGACGCGGCGAGCGCCATCCGCGCCATCGCACCCGACGGAGTCGACCAGGTCGTCGAGGTGTCGCCCGCCCGCAACGCCGAGCTGAACTCGCGCGTCATCGCCAACCACGGCTCCATCGCGGTGTACGCGACCGACGGGGGCGGCGAGATGTCGCTCGACGTGCGGCACCACTTCGCGCTCAACGTCAGGATCCAGTTCCTGCTGCTCTATACCGTCGGCGCCGAGCCGCTCGCAGCGGCCGCCGCCGACATCGGCCGCGCCCTCGACGACGGCGCACTGCCCGTCGGCGAGAATGCCGGGCTGCCGCTCACGCGCTTCCCGCTCGAACAGACCGCGGAGGCGCACGACGCCGTCGAGGCGGCGACGGTCGGCAAGGTGCTCATCGACGTCGCGCCGGAGCCGGCGTAG
- a CDS encoding dehydrogenase: MAETTEPTATGDATIGSPATGAATTLPAASTDVAHGPGHHAIGCPQCFEELQRNHDWWKARPEGSRLVGLVIARDDMPSVTEQRNDLARFGVAILDFKHPVPEVSVTWEQRLSRIFETLRAGDVLVVSNERALGRTPDEVARTIRALRRHNLVVKVLSHGAPHLEDARS, encoded by the coding sequence ATGGCTGAGACGACGGAACCGACGGCGACCGGAGACGCGACGATCGGATCGCCCGCGACCGGTGCGGCGACGACGCTGCCCGCGGCCTCGACCGATGTCGCGCACGGACCCGGCCACCACGCGATCGGCTGCCCGCAGTGCTTCGAGGAACTGCAGCGCAACCACGACTGGTGGAAGGCGCGGCCCGAGGGCTCGCGCCTGGTCGGCCTCGTCATCGCCCGCGACGACATGCCGTCGGTGACCGAGCAGCGCAACGACCTCGCCCGCTTCGGCGTCGCGATCCTCGATTTCAAGCACCCGGTGCCCGAGGTGTCGGTCACGTGGGAGCAGCGGCTCAGCCGCATCTTCGAGACGCTGCGGGCGGGCGACGTGCTCGTCGTGTCCAACGAGCGGGCGCTCGGCCGCACGCCCGACGAGGTGGCCCGCACCATCCGGGCCCTGCGACGGCACAACCTCGTCGTGAAGGTGCTGAGCCACGGCGCCCCGCACCTGGAGGACGCGCGGAGCTGA
- a CDS encoding glycosyltransferase family A protein codes for MPPTAHDRRRRRRPPRDELRDAPGAGASVSVVVPVRDDAALLRRCLAALARQTVAPHEVIVVDNGSTDASAEVARAFGARVVAEPHVGIPAAAATGCDHATGEVIARLDADCVAPPDWIARIGRRFAVDPGLTGLTGPARFVDGPRALRLPLAALYVGAYRAVMVPTLGHTPLFGSNFAVRRSAWEAVSRDVHRFDDLMHDDMDLSMHLGAVHLDARRRFRFDRRLRMGMAMRAITGGGGGLRIRRGVHSVVAHWPEELPWKRWRRRLSAAVSESRDNGGRRRGGHG; via the coding sequence ATGCCGCCGACCGCCCATGACCGTCGTCGCCGGCGTCGCCCGCCCCGCGACGAGCTGCGGGACGCGCCCGGCGCGGGGGCATCCGTCTCGGTGGTGGTGCCGGTGCGCGACGATGCGGCGCTGCTCCGTCGATGCCTCGCCGCGCTCGCCCGGCAGACGGTCGCGCCGCACGAGGTGATCGTCGTCGACAACGGCTCGACGGATGCCTCGGCCGAGGTCGCCCGCGCGTTCGGCGCCCGCGTCGTGGCGGAGCCGCACGTCGGCATCCCGGCCGCGGCGGCGACGGGCTGCGACCACGCGACGGGCGAGGTGATCGCGCGACTCGACGCCGACTGCGTGGCCCCGCCCGACTGGATCGCGCGCATCGGCCGGCGCTTCGCCGTCGACCCCGGACTCACGGGGCTAACGGGGCCGGCGCGCTTCGTCGACGGGCCGCGCGCGCTTCGGCTGCCGCTCGCGGCACTGTATGTCGGCGCCTACCGCGCGGTGATGGTGCCGACGCTCGGGCACACGCCGCTGTTCGGCTCGAACTTCGCCGTGCGCCGCTCCGCGTGGGAGGCGGTCAGCCGCGACGTGCACCGATTCGACGACCTCATGCACGACGACATGGACCTCTCGATGCATCTCGGCGCCGTGCATCTCGACGCCCGGCGCCGGTTCCGCTTCGATCGGCGGCTCCGCATGGGCATGGCGATGCGCGCGATCACCGGCGGCGGGGGCGGTCTCCGCATCCGGCGCGGCGTCCACTCCGTGGTCGCGCACTGGCCGGAGGAGCTGCCGTGGAAGCGCTGGCGACGACGTCTCTCCGCGGCCGTCTCCGAATCGCGCGACAATGGTGGGCGACGAAGGGGAGGCCATGGCTGA
- a CDS encoding DNA alkylation repair protein — protein sequence MTDTAAGFTLDTVLAALAALEDPKMRAVNERHGDDHGVNLSRLRALAKRIKIDPALARELWATGETAPRLLSLLICRPRDFDADELDRMLREPSAPKVNDWFVNYLAKKSPLAEELRLRWFDDPDPTVAAAAWSLTTERVVKQRDGLDLEALLDQIERELQSAPPPLQWAMNETLAQIGIHEPALRERAIDIGERLQVLADYPTPPGCTSPFAPIWITEIVRRREG from the coding sequence ATGACGGACACCGCCGCCGGCTTCACCCTCGACACTGTGCTCGCCGCGCTCGCCGCGCTCGAGGATCCGAAGATGCGGGCCGTCAACGAACGCCACGGCGACGACCACGGCGTGAACCTCAGCCGGCTGCGGGCGCTGGCCAAGCGCATCAAGATCGACCCCGCCCTCGCCCGAGAGCTCTGGGCCACGGGCGAGACCGCCCCCAGGCTGCTGTCACTGCTCATCTGCCGGCCTCGCGACTTCGACGCCGACGAACTCGACCGGATGCTTCGCGAGCCGAGCGCGCCGAAGGTGAACGACTGGTTCGTGAACTACCTGGCGAAGAAGTCGCCGCTCGCCGAGGAGCTGCGGCTGCGCTGGTTCGACGACCCCGACCCCACGGTCGCCGCGGCCGCGTGGTCGCTTACCACCGAACGCGTCGTGAAGCAGCGCGACGGACTCGACCTCGAGGCGCTGCTCGACCAGATCGAGCGGGAGCTGCAGTCCGCTCCCCCTCCTCTGCAGTGGGCGATGAACGAGACCCTGGCGCAGATCGGCATCCACGAGCCGGCGCTCCGCGAGCGCGCCATCGACATCGGCGAGCGCCTGCAGGTGCTCGCCGACTACCCCACGCCGCCCGGCTGCACGTCGCCGTTCGCGCCGATCTGGATCACCGAGATCGTCCGCCGCCGCGAGGGCTGA
- a CDS encoding ABC-F family ATP-binding cassette domain-containing protein: MSLIRLNDVSIDFDGRPVLKEAYLKLRRGDRVGLIGKNGTGKTTFLEIVLGRREPTGGTVDVTQGTTIGYFSQFSELDGEQSVQQTLSAHFTEVHETQARLDEIGAQLAEPMTDAAMTKLLAEQGELFERMDAIGGWTYETTIDTVLTRLGFDEERRHLPVDRLSGGWRNRAALALILVQAPDVLLLDEPTNFLDLDGVKWVENWLQGFAGAVLVVSHDRQFLDGVVTRIIEIENYRLQEYEGDYSAYVHAKQSRLKMLERQFAHEEELLGYEQAAATARREAARNPSNAVARRLADIKKRQAPRPIDQIITSIYDGLKVSNDLLTVTGLTKGFGGDPLFADVSFDLQRGDRVAVIGSNGSGKSTLLDVLTGETEADSGSVRWAKGARYVSYNRVYAELDLTDTVGHAVNAYPDSLAFAATKKSVARFLAMLQFSEADLQQKIGTLSGGQRARVAIAQCLLSGAAVIVLDEPTNHLDITSTQVMERALTHFPGAVLVVSHDRFFVDKLADRLLVFEGAGRVRETPATGAL, translated from the coding sequence GTGAGCCTGATCCGCCTGAACGACGTGAGCATCGACTTCGACGGGCGTCCCGTGCTGAAAGAGGCGTACCTGAAGCTGCGGCGCGGCGACCGGGTCGGGCTCATCGGCAAGAACGGGACAGGGAAGACCACGTTCCTCGAGATCGTGCTGGGCCGGCGCGAGCCGACGGGCGGCACGGTCGATGTGACGCAGGGCACGACGATCGGGTACTTCTCGCAGTTCTCCGAGCTCGACGGCGAGCAGAGCGTGCAGCAGACGCTCAGCGCGCACTTCACCGAGGTGCACGAGACCCAGGCGCGGCTCGACGAGATCGGCGCGCAGCTCGCCGAACCCATGACGGATGCCGCGATGACGAAGCTGCTCGCCGAGCAGGGCGAGCTGTTCGAGCGCATGGATGCCATCGGCGGCTGGACCTACGAGACGACGATCGACACCGTGCTCACCCGCCTCGGCTTCGACGAGGAGCGCCGGCATCTGCCGGTCGACCGGCTCTCGGGCGGATGGCGGAACCGCGCGGCGCTCGCGCTCATCCTCGTGCAGGCGCCCGATGTGCTGCTCCTCGACGAGCCCACGAACTTCCTCGACCTCGACGGCGTGAAATGGGTCGAGAACTGGTTGCAGGGCTTCGCCGGCGCGGTGCTCGTGGTCTCGCACGACCGGCAGTTCCTCGACGGCGTCGTCACCCGGATCATCGAGATCGAGAACTACCGGCTGCAGGAGTACGAGGGCGACTACTCGGCGTACGTGCACGCCAAGCAGTCGCGGCTGAAGATGCTCGAGCGCCAGTTCGCGCACGAGGAAGAGCTGCTCGGGTACGAGCAGGCCGCCGCGACCGCCCGCCGGGAAGCCGCGCGGAACCCGTCGAACGCCGTCGCCCGCCGGCTCGCCGACATCAAGAAGCGGCAGGCGCCGCGCCCCATCGACCAGATCATCACCTCGATCTACGACGGCCTGAAGGTGTCCAACGACCTGCTCACGGTGACCGGCCTCACGAAGGGCTTCGGCGGCGACCCCCTGTTCGCCGACGTCTCGTTCGACCTGCAGCGTGGCGACCGCGTCGCCGTCATCGGCTCGAACGGGTCGGGCAAGTCGACGCTGCTCGACGTGCTGACCGGGGAGACGGAGGCCGACTCGGGCTCGGTGCGGTGGGCGAAGGGCGCCAGGTACGTGTCGTACAACCGCGTGTACGCCGAGCTCGACCTGACCGACACCGTCGGGCACGCCGTGAACGCGTACCCCGACTCGCTGGCGTTCGCGGCCACGAAGAAGAGCGTGGCCCGGTTCCTCGCGATGCTGCAGTTCTCGGAGGCCGATCTGCAGCAGAAGATCGGCACCCTGTCGGGCGGTCAGCGTGCGCGGGTCGCGATCGCGCAGTGCCTGCTCTCGGGCGCCGCGGTGATCGTGCTCGACGAGCCGACGAACCACCTCGACATCACGTCGACGCAGGTGATGGAGCGGGCGCTCACCCATTTCCCGGGCGCCGTGCTCGTCGTGAGCCACGACCGGTTCTTCGTCGACAAGCTCGCCGACCGGCTCCTCGTGTTCGAGGGTGCGGGCCGGGTCCGCGAGACGCCGGCGACCGGGGCGCTGTAG
- a CDS encoding alpha/beta hydrolase: MTDHILEPAAQALADATAQPPYFYQMTPDEARKVLDDVQAAPVPKAEVDERWVTVPAEVGDVRVRIVTPPGAHGPLPVVLYIHGGGWVLGNAGTHDRLVRDLATGADAAVAFVEYDRSPEARYPVAIEQAYAAAQWITRHGADEGLDASRLAVAGDSVGGNMTAAVAIMAKQRGDVTFVHQSLYYPVTDAAQDTDSYREFAAGPFLLAKSMAWFWDAYLPDLDRRAEITASPLRATLDDLAGLPDAFVVVDENDVLRDEGEAYARKLTAAGVRTTSIRVNGTIHDFMMLNPLRETAASSVAVELAVHELRAAFERAAERSAAAA; the protein is encoded by the coding sequence ATGACCGACCACATTCTCGAGCCCGCCGCGCAGGCGCTCGCCGACGCGACGGCCCAGCCGCCGTACTTCTACCAGATGACGCCGGACGAGGCCCGGAAGGTCCTCGACGACGTGCAGGCGGCACCCGTCCCCAAGGCGGAGGTCGACGAGCGCTGGGTGACCGTGCCCGCCGAGGTCGGCGACGTCCGGGTCCGCATCGTGACGCCCCCGGGTGCCCACGGGCCCCTGCCCGTCGTCCTGTACATCCACGGCGGCGGCTGGGTGCTCGGCAACGCCGGGACGCACGACCGTCTCGTGCGCGACTTGGCGACGGGTGCCGACGCGGCCGTCGCGTTCGTCGAGTACGACCGGTCGCCGGAGGCGCGCTATCCCGTGGCCATCGAGCAGGCGTACGCCGCGGCGCAGTGGATCACCCGGCACGGTGCCGACGAAGGGCTCGACGCCTCACGGCTCGCGGTCGCCGGTGACTCGGTCGGCGGCAACATGACCGCGGCCGTCGCCATCATGGCCAAGCAGCGCGGTGACGTGACGTTCGTGCACCAGTCGCTGTACTACCCGGTGACGGATGCCGCGCAGGACACCGACAGCTACCGCGAGTTCGCCGCCGGCCCGTTCCTGCTCGCCAAGAGCATGGCCTGGTTCTGGGACGCGTACCTGCCCGACCTCGACCGGCGGGCGGAGATCACCGCATCACCGCTCCGCGCGACGCTCGACGACCTCGCCGGGCTCCCCGACGCTTTCGTCGTCGTCGACGAGAACGACGTCCTCCGCGACGAGGGCGAGGCCTACGCGCGCAAGCTCACGGCCGCAGGCGTGCGCACCACGAGCATCCGCGTGAACGGCACGATCCACGACTTCATGATGCTGAACCCGCTGCGGGAGACCGCCGCGTCATCGGTCGCCGTCGAGCTCGCCGTGCACGAGCTGCGTGCGGCGTTCGAGCGGGCGGCGGAGCGGTCCGCCGCTGCGGCATGA
- a CDS encoding LLM class flavin-dependent oxidoreductase, producing the protein MTDYGHDLKFGTFVTPSAQGAQHAIDVAVASDRAGLDLVTFQDHPYQAAFLDTSTLLAFVAARTERVHVSANVASLPLRPPAVLARAAASLDILSGGRFELGLGAGAFWDGIAAMGGRRLTPGQGVDALREAIAIIRDLWDVDASGRVSHHGRYYDVAGAKRGPRPAHDIGIWIGSYQPRMLALTGELGDGWLPTLEYLPRGVASLADHNARIDEAAVAAGRSPADVRRLLNVMRVGLSPVSRGLLEGPVEQWVDQLATLALEHGVTAVLIGGDDPVLAERYGAEIAPAVRELVATERAPGRLRRGEPVEAGRAG; encoded by the coding sequence ATGACCGACTACGGACACGACCTGAAGTTCGGCACCTTCGTCACGCCCTCCGCGCAGGGCGCGCAGCACGCGATCGACGTTGCCGTGGCATCCGATCGCGCAGGGCTCGACCTCGTGACCTTCCAGGACCACCCGTATCAGGCGGCGTTCCTCGACACGTCGACGCTGCTCGCCTTCGTCGCCGCGCGCACCGAGCGGGTGCACGTGAGCGCGAACGTGGCGAGCCTGCCGCTGCGTCCGCCGGCGGTGCTCGCGCGGGCGGCCGCCTCGCTCGACATCCTGAGCGGCGGCCGGTTCGAGCTCGGCCTCGGGGCGGGCGCGTTCTGGGACGGCATCGCGGCGATGGGCGGCCGGCGGCTCACCCCGGGTCAGGGCGTCGACGCGCTGCGGGAGGCGATCGCGATCATCCGCGACCTCTGGGACGTGGATGCCTCGGGCCGCGTGTCGCATCACGGCAGGTACTACGACGTGGCGGGTGCGAAGCGGGGGCCGCGCCCGGCGCATGACATCGGCATCTGGATCGGCTCGTACCAACCGCGCATGCTCGCGCTCACGGGCGAGCTCGGCGACGGCTGGCTGCCGACGCTGGAGTACCTGCCGCGCGGCGTCGCGTCGCTCGCCGACCACAACGCCCGCATCGACGAGGCGGCGGTGGCCGCGGGCCGGTCGCCGGCCGACGTGCGGCGCCTGCTGAACGTGATGCGCGTCGGGCTCTCGCCGGTGTCGCGGGGGCTGCTCGAGGGGCCGGTCGAGCAGTGGGTCGACCAGCTCGCGACGCTGGCCCTCGAGCACGGCGTGACCGCGGTGCTCATCGGCGGCGACGACCCGGTGCTCGCCGAACGGTACGGCGCGGAGATCGCGCCCGCGGTGCGGGAGCTCGTGGCGACGGAGCGCGCGCCGGGCCGGTTGAGGCGCGGCGAGCCGGTTGAGGCGGGCCGGGCGGGTTGA
- a CDS encoding FAD-binding protein, translated as MSLELGVLIEPDWVAGPGPGASAGAADRPDPTTELTRAAEAAGLDLVVLTTGRDAPESGLDPWTTAVWLAARTTRIAIGVAESRTARTPLDAEAPVPSMLARGREAADVLAPGRLITARPDQGAGRPWVVAAADAGADDLAALAEAGLPVVVPARTLDDVARLGAIAAELRTRVPAAPRRSVAVRARRVAGIDYDGVPESLAARAVEPGDAAFRRVSSTYLRGGAPGLVLRPRSVEEVADAVGFAARHPGVQLGIRSGGHGISGRSTNRGGIVIDVGALDGIEVLDRARRLVRIGPGATWKRVAAALQPYGWALGSGDYGGVGVGGLATAGGIGLLSRAHGLTIDHLRAVELVLADGTWVRASAEEHPDLFWAVRGAGANFGIATAFEFEVDEVGEVGWAKLALVTPDLEGSLRDFGRLASGAPRDTTVFLVTGAPREGQSVLQLYAMVDDDRPDEIVERLTPFTSLGLLAQQQAAVMPYRDVMAEAADVGPDGHHGAGEPVSRSAFLPELTPAFARDTARLLERGLVSFFQLRTMGGAIADVPSDATAFAHRTVGFQVTAMGPDDEALRDAWRGLRRHFDGLYLSFETSRDPQALPDAFPEPTLGRLRELKRRYDPGSVFRDNFFIDPAAAEAATPTRLEAAS; from the coding sequence ATGTCCCTCGAACTCGGAGTCCTGATCGAGCCCGACTGGGTCGCCGGCCCCGGCCCCGGCGCCAGCGCCGGCGCGGCCGACCGGCCCGACCCCACGACCGAGCTGACCCGCGCCGCCGAGGCCGCGGGGCTCGACCTCGTCGTGCTCACGACCGGCCGCGACGCGCCCGAGTCGGGGCTCGACCCCTGGACGACGGCGGTGTGGCTCGCGGCGCGCACGACCCGCATCGCGATCGGGGTCGCCGAATCCCGCACGGCACGCACGCCCCTCGATGCGGAGGCGCCCGTGCCGAGCATGCTCGCGCGCGGCCGCGAGGCCGCCGACGTGCTCGCGCCGGGCCGGCTCATCACCGCCCGCCCCGATCAGGGCGCCGGGCGTCCCTGGGTCGTCGCCGCCGCAGACGCGGGCGCCGACGACCTCGCCGCGCTCGCCGAAGCCGGCCTGCCGGTCGTCGTTCCCGCCCGCACGCTCGACGACGTGGCCCGGCTCGGCGCCATCGCCGCCGAACTCCGGACCCGCGTGCCCGCCGCCCCGCGTCGCTCCGTCGCCGTGCGCGCTCGCCGCGTCGCCGGGATCGACTACGACGGCGTGCCCGAGTCCCTCGCCGCCCGAGCCGTCGAACCCGGGGATGCCGCCTTCCGCCGCGTCTCATCGACCTACCTCCGCGGCGGCGCCCCCGGCCTCGTGCTCCGCCCTCGCTCCGTCGAGGAGGTGGCTGACGCGGTCGGGTTCGCGGCGAGGCATCCCGGCGTCCAGCTCGGCATCCGCAGCGGCGGCCACGGCATCAGCGGCCGGTCGACCAACCGCGGCGGCATCGTGATCGACGTCGGCGCGCTCGACGGCATCGAGGTGCTCGACCGGGCGCGGCGGCTGGTCCGCATCGGCCCGGGCGCGACGTGGAAGCGCGTCGCCGCGGCGCTGCAGCCGTACGGCTGGGCGCTCGGCTCGGGCGACTACGGCGGGGTCGGCGTCGGCGGCCTCGCGACGGCGGGCGGCATCGGCCTGCTCTCCCGGGCGCACGGACTCACCATCGACCACCTCCGCGCCGTCGAGCTCGTGCTCGCCGACGGCACCTGGGTGCGAGCGAGCGCCGAGGAGCATCCCGACCTCTTCTGGGCGGTCCGCGGCGCTGGGGCGAACTTCGGCATCGCGACGGCGTTCGAGTTCGAGGTCGACGAGGTCGGCGAGGTCGGGTGGGCGAAGCTCGCGCTCGTGACGCCCGACCTCGAGGGCAGTCTCCGCGACTTCGGGCGGCTCGCGAGCGGTGCGCCGCGCGATACGACCGTGTTCCTCGTCACCGGCGCTCCGCGCGAGGGGCAGTCGGTGCTGCAGCTGTACGCGATGGTGGACGACGACCGCCCCGACGAGATCGTCGAGCGGCTGACGCCGTTCACCTCACTCGGCCTCCTCGCCCAGCAGCAGGCGGCGGTAATGCCGTATCGCGACGTCATGGCCGAGGCCGCAGACGTCGGACCCGACGGACATCACGGCGCGGGTGAGCCGGTGTCGCGCTCGGCGTTCCTGCCCGAGCTCACCCCGGCCTTCGCCCGGGACACCGCGCGGCTGCTGGAGCGCGGACTCGTCTCCTTCTTCCAGCTCCGCACCATGGGCGGCGCCATCGCCGATGTGCCGTCCGACGCGACGGCCTTCGCCCACCGAACCGTCGGATTCCAGGTGACGGCCATGGGGCCCGACGACGAGGCGCTCCGCGACGCCTGGCGCGGACTCCGCCGTCACTTCGACGGGCTCTACCTGAGCTTCGAGACGAGCCGCGACCCGCAGGCGCTCCCCGACGCGTTTCCCGAGCCGACGCTCGGCCGCCTCCGCGAGCTGAAGCGCCGGTACGATCCGGGCAGCGTCTTCCGCGACAACTTCTTCATCGACCCGGCGGCCGCGGAGGCCGCCACCCCGACCCGGCTGGAGGCCGCATCATGA